A genomic window from Rattus norvegicus strain BN/NHsdMcwi chromosome 9, GRCr8, whole genome shotgun sequence includes:
- the Chpf gene encoding chondroitin sulfate synthase 2 isoform X1 — translation MAVVALGEERPIGHLHLALRHLLEQHGDDFDWFFLVPDATYTEAHGLDRLTGHLSLASATHLYLGRPQDFIGGETTPGRYCHGGFGVLLSRTLLQQLRPHLESCRNDIVSARPDEWLGRCILDATGIGCTGHHEGMHYNYLELSPGEPVQEGDPRFRSALTAHPVHDPVHMYQLHKAFARAELDRTYQEIQELQWEIQNTSRLAADGERASTWPVGIPAPSRPASRFEVLRWDYFTEQHTFSCADGSPRCLLRGADQADVADVLGTALEELNRRYQPALRLQKQQLVNGYRRFDPARGMEYTLDLQLEALTPQGGRWPLTHRVQLLRPLSRVEILPVPYVTEASRVTVLLPLAAAECDLASGFLEAFATAALEPGDAAALTLLLLYEPRQAQRAAHADVFAPVKAHVAELERRFPGARVPWLSVQTSAPSPLRLMDLLSKKHPLDTLFLLAGPDTVLTPDFLNRCRMHAISGWQAFFPMHFQAFHPAVAPPQGPGPPELGRDTGHFDRQAASEACFYNSDYVAARGRLVAVSEQEEELLESLDVYELFLRFSSLHVLRAVEPALLQRYRAQPCSARLSEDLYHRCRQSVLEGLGSRTQLAMLLFEQEQGNST, via the exons ATGGCGGTGGTGGCACTGGGCGAAGAGCGGCCCATCGGACACCTGCACCTGGCGCTGCGCCACCTGCTGGAGCAACACGGCGATGACTTTGACTGGTTTTTCCTAGTGCCTGATGCCACCTACACTGAGGCGCATGGACTGGACCGCCTAACTGGCCACCTCAGCCTTGCTTCAGCAACCCACCTCTATCTTGGCCGACCCCAGGACTTCATCGGTGGAGAGACTACCCCAGGCCGTTACTGCCACGGGGGCTTTGGAGTGTTGCTGTCTCGCACACTACTACAGCAACTGCGCCCCCACCTGGAAAGCTGCCGTAATGACATCGTCAGTGCTCGCCCAGATGAGTGGTTGGGCCGGTGCATCCTTGATGCCACAGGCATTGGCTGTACTGGTCACCATGAG gGAATGCACTACAACTATCTGGAACTGAGCCCTGGGGAACCTGTGCAGGAGGGGGACCCTCGTTTCCGCAGCGCCTTGACAGCCCACCCTGTGCATGACCCTGTGCACATGTACCAGCTGCACAAAGCTTTTGCCCGGGCTGAGCTGGACCGCACATACCAGGAGATTCAAGAACTGCAG TGGGAGATCCAGAATACCAGCAGACTGGCTGCTGATGGGGAGAGGGCTTCTACCTGGCCAGTGGGCATTCCAGCGCCGTCTCGCCCTGCCTCGCGCTTTGAGGTTCTGCGCTGGGACTACTTCACGGAACAGCACACTTTCTCCTGTGCTGACGGCTCACCCCGCTGCCTGCTGCGTGGGGCCGACCAGGCCGATGTGGCTGATGTCCTAGGAACAGCCTTAGAGGAGCTCAACCGCCGTTACCAGCCAGCACTGCGGCTCCAGAAGCAACAGCTGGTGAATGGCTACCGGCGTTTTGATCCAGCCCGAGGTATGGAGTACACACTAGACTTGCAGCTGGAAGCGCTGACGCCCCAGGGTGGCCGCTGGCCCCTCACCCACAGGGTACAGCTCCTTCGGCCCTTGAGCCGAGTGGAGATCTTGCCTGTGCCCTATGTCACCGAGGCTTCTCGGGTCACTGTGCTGCTGCCTCTGGCTGCAGCAGAGTGTGACCTGGCATCTGGCTTCCTAGAAGCCTTTGCCACTGCAGCACTGGAACCTGGCGATGCCGCAGCCTTGACCCTGCTGCTGCTGTATGAGCCACGCCAGGCCCAGCGGGCAGCCCACGCAGATGTCTTCGCACCCGTCAAAGCCCACGTGGCCGAGCTAGAGCGGCGTTTCCCTGGTGCCCGAGTGCCCTGGCTCAGTGTACAGACATCCGCGCCCTCTCCGCTGCGCCTCATGGATCTACTCTCCAAGAAGCACCCGCTGGACACTCTGTTCCTGCTGGCCGGGCCAGACACAGTGCTCACACCCGACTTCCTGAACCGCTGCCGCATGCACGCCATCTCGGGCTGGCAAGCCTTCTTTCCCATGCACTTCCAGGCCTTCCACCCTGCTGTGGCTCCACCTCAGGGCCCTGGGCCACCAGAACTGGGCCGTGACACCGGCCACTTTGATCGTCAGGCTGCCAGCGAGGCATGCTTCTACAACTCCGACTATGTGGCGGCCCGTGGACGGCTGGTGGCAGTCTccgagcaggaggaggagctgctGGAGAGCCTGGATGTGTATGAGTTGTTTCTACGCTTCTCTAGCTTGCATGTGCTGAGGGCAGTGGAACCAGCCTTGCTGCAGCGCTACCGGGCCCAGCCATGCAGCGCTCGGCTCAGCGAGGACCTTTATCACCGCTGTCGCCAGAGCGTGCTTGAGGGCCTTGGCTCCCGCACCCAGCTTGCCATGCTGCTCTTTGAACAGGAACAGGGTAACAGCACCTAA
- the Chpf gene encoding chondroitin sulfate synthase 2 yields MRASLLLSVLRPAGPVAVGISLGFTLSLLSVTWVEEPCGPGPPQPGDSELPPRGNTNAARRPNSVQPGAERERPGADESWEPRVLPYHPAQPGQATKKAVRTRYISTELGIRQKLLVAVLTSQATLPTLGVAVNRTLGHRLEHVVFLTGARGRRTPSGMAVVALGEERPIGHLHLALRHLLEQHGDDFDWFFLVPDATYTEAHGLDRLTGHLSLASATHLYLGRPQDFIGGETTPGRYCHGGFGVLLSRTLLQQLRPHLESCRNDIVSARPDEWLGRCILDATGIGCTGHHEGMHYNYLELSPGEPVQEGDPRFRSALTAHPVHDPVHMYQLHKAFARAELDRTYQEIQELQWEIQNTSRLAADGERASTWPVGIPAPSRPASRFEVLRWDYFTEQHTFSCADGSPRCLLRGADQADVADVLGTALEELNRRYQPALRLQKQQLVNGYRRFDPARGMEYTLDLQLEALTPQGGRWPLTHRVQLLRPLSRVEILPVPYVTEASRVTVLLPLAAAECDLASGFLEAFATAALEPGDAAALTLLLLYEPRQAQRAAHADVFAPVKAHVAELERRFPGARVPWLSVQTSAPSPLRLMDLLSKKHPLDTLFLLAGPDTVLTPDFLNRCRMHAISGWQAFFPMHFQAFHPAVAPPQGPGPPELGRDTGHFDRQAASEACFYNSDYVAARGRLVAVSEQEEELLESLDVYELFLRFSSLHVLRAVEPALLQRYRAQPCSARLSEDLYHRCRQSVLEGLGSRTQLAMLLFEQEQGNST; encoded by the exons ATGCGGGCGTCGCTGCTGCTGTCCGTGCTGCGGCCTGCGGGGCCGGTGGCCGTGGGCATCTCTCTGGGCTTCACCCTGAGCTTACTCAGCGTCACCTGGGTGGAGGAGCCTTGCGGACCCGGACCACCCCAACCCGGCGACTCTGAACTACCGCCGCGCGGCAACACCAACGCGGCGCGCCGGCCCAACTCGGTGCAGCCCGGAGCGGAGCGCGAGAGGCCCGGGGCCGACGAAAGCTGGGAGCCTCGTGTCTTGCCCTACCATCCCGCCCAGCCAGGCCAGGCTACCAAGAAGGCCGTCAG AACTCGGTATATCAGCACGGAACTGGGCATCAGGCAGAAGCTGCTAGTGGCAGTGCTGACCTCACAGGCCACGTTGCCTACACTGGGTGTGGCTGTAAACCGAACTCTGGGACACCGATTGGAGCATGTAGTGTTCCTGACCGGTGCGAGGGGCCGCCGGACACCATCAGGCATGGCGGTGGTGGCACTGGGCGAAGAGCGGCCCATCGGACACCTGCACCTGGCGCTGCGCCACCTGCTGGAGCAACACGGCGATGACTTTGACTGGTTTTTCCTAGTGCCTGATGCCACCTACACTGAGGCGCATGGACTGGACCGCCTAACTGGCCACCTCAGCCTTGCTTCAGCAACCCACCTCTATCTTGGCCGACCCCAGGACTTCATCGGTGGAGAGACTACCCCAGGCCGTTACTGCCACGGGGGCTTTGGAGTGTTGCTGTCTCGCACACTACTACAGCAACTGCGCCCCCACCTGGAAAGCTGCCGTAATGACATCGTCAGTGCTCGCCCAGATGAGTGGTTGGGCCGGTGCATCCTTGATGCCACAGGCATTGGCTGTACTGGTCACCATGAG gGAATGCACTACAACTATCTGGAACTGAGCCCTGGGGAACCTGTGCAGGAGGGGGACCCTCGTTTCCGCAGCGCCTTGACAGCCCACCCTGTGCATGACCCTGTGCACATGTACCAGCTGCACAAAGCTTTTGCCCGGGCTGAGCTGGACCGCACATACCAGGAGATTCAAGAACTGCAG TGGGAGATCCAGAATACCAGCAGACTGGCTGCTGATGGGGAGAGGGCTTCTACCTGGCCAGTGGGCATTCCAGCGCCGTCTCGCCCTGCCTCGCGCTTTGAGGTTCTGCGCTGGGACTACTTCACGGAACAGCACACTTTCTCCTGTGCTGACGGCTCACCCCGCTGCCTGCTGCGTGGGGCCGACCAGGCCGATGTGGCTGATGTCCTAGGAACAGCCTTAGAGGAGCTCAACCGCCGTTACCAGCCAGCACTGCGGCTCCAGAAGCAACAGCTGGTGAATGGCTACCGGCGTTTTGATCCAGCCCGAGGTATGGAGTACACACTAGACTTGCAGCTGGAAGCGCTGACGCCCCAGGGTGGCCGCTGGCCCCTCACCCACAGGGTACAGCTCCTTCGGCCCTTGAGCCGAGTGGAGATCTTGCCTGTGCCCTATGTCACCGAGGCTTCTCGGGTCACTGTGCTGCTGCCTCTGGCTGCAGCAGAGTGTGACCTGGCATCTGGCTTCCTAGAAGCCTTTGCCACTGCAGCACTGGAACCTGGCGATGCCGCAGCCTTGACCCTGCTGCTGCTGTATGAGCCACGCCAGGCCCAGCGGGCAGCCCACGCAGATGTCTTCGCACCCGTCAAAGCCCACGTGGCCGAGCTAGAGCGGCGTTTCCCTGGTGCCCGAGTGCCCTGGCTCAGTGTACAGACATCCGCGCCCTCTCCGCTGCGCCTCATGGATCTACTCTCCAAGAAGCACCCGCTGGACACTCTGTTCCTGCTGGCCGGGCCAGACACAGTGCTCACACCCGACTTCCTGAACCGCTGCCGCATGCACGCCATCTCGGGCTGGCAAGCCTTCTTTCCCATGCACTTCCAGGCCTTCCACCCTGCTGTGGCTCCACCTCAGGGCCCTGGGCCACCAGAACTGGGCCGTGACACCGGCCACTTTGATCGTCAGGCTGCCAGCGAGGCATGCTTCTACAACTCCGACTATGTGGCGGCCCGTGGACGGCTGGTGGCAGTCTccgagcaggaggaggagctgctGGAGAGCCTGGATGTGTATGAGTTGTTTCTACGCTTCTCTAGCTTGCATGTGCTGAGGGCAGTGGAACCAGCCTTGCTGCAGCGCTACCGGGCCCAGCCATGCAGCGCTCGGCTCAGCGAGGACCTTTATCACCGCTGTCGCCAGAGCGTGCTTGAGGGCCTTGGCTCCCGCACCCAGCTTGCCATGCTGCTCTTTGAACAGGAACAGGGTAACAGCACCTAA
- the Obsl1 gene encoding obscurin-like protein 1 isoform X2 — MKASSGDQGSPPCFLRFPRPVRVVSGAEAELKCVVLGEPPPTVLWEKGGQQLVASERLSFPEDGAEHGLLLSGALPTDAGVYVCRARNAAGEAYAAAAVTVLEPPAPEPEPQSSECPPPPPGTGEGAPVFLTGPQSQWVLRGAEVVLTCQVGGLPEPKLYWEKDGMALDEVWDSSHYTLEPDRGASDGGASLTLRILAARLPDSGVYVCHARNAHGHAQAGALLQVHQPHENPPQDPDEPPVRVIEPLKCAPKTFWVNEGKHAKFRCYVMGKPEPEIEWHLEGRPLLPDRRRLMYRDRDGGFVLKVLYCQAKDRGLYVCAARNSAGQTLSAVQLHVKEPRLRFTRPLQDVEGREHGIVVLECKVPNSRIPTAWFREDQRLLPCRKYEQIEEGTVRRLVIHRLKADDDGVYLCEMRGRVRTVANVTVKGPILKRLPRKLDVLEGENAVLLVETQEAGVQGCWSRDGEELPATCQSSCGHMHALVLPGVTREDAGEVTFSLGNSRTTTLLRVKCVKHSPPGPPVLVEMFKGQKNTVLLTWKPPEPPPETSFIYRLERQEVGSEDWIQCFSIEKAGAVEVPGDCVPTEGDYRFRICTVSEHGRSPHVVFNGSAHLVPTARLVSGLEDVQVYDGEDAVFSLDLSTIIQGSWFLNGELLKNDEAEGQVEPGALRYRIEQKGLQHRLILQTVKHQDNGALVGFICPGVQDSAALSIQESPVHILSPQDKVLLTFTTSERVVLTCELSRVDFPATWYKDGQKVEESESLVVKMDGRKHRLILPEAQVRDSGEFECRTEGISAFFSVTVQDPPVHIVDPQEHVFVHAITSESVMLTCEVDREDAAVHWYKDGQEVEESAVIVLEKEGPRHRLVLPAAQPSDGGEFQCVVGDERAYFTVTITDVSSWIVYPNGKVYVAAVRLERVVLTCELCRPWAEVRWTKDGEEVLESPALLLEKEDTIRRLVLPSVQLEDSGEYLCEIHDESASFTITVTEPPVRIIYPQDEVTLHAVSLECVVLTCELSRVDAPVRWYKDGLEVEETEALVLQSDGPRRRLVLPAAQPEDGGEFVCDAGDDSAFFTVTVTAPPERIVHPVARSLDLQFGAPGHVELRCEVAPAGSQVRWYKDGLEVEVSDALQLGAEGPARTLTLPHAQPEDAGEYVCETRDEAVTFNVSLAELPVQFLAPEAVPNPLCVVPGEPVMLSCELSRASAHVSWSHNGNPVKQGEGLELRAEGPRRILCIQAADLAHTGVYTCQSGTAPGAPSLSFNVQVAEPPVRVVAPEAAQTRVRSTPGGDLELVVHLSRPGGPVRWYKDGERLASQGRVQLEQAGERQVLRVRGARRGDAGEYLCDASQDSRIFIVSVEEPPPVKLVSELTPLTVHEGDDATFQCEVSPPDAEVTWLRNGAIVTPGPQLEMVHSGSSRTLIIRGCQLKDAGTVTARAGATDTSARLHVRETELLFLRRLQDVRAEEGQDVYLEVETGRVGAPGAVRWLRGGEPLPLDSRLTTAQDGHVHRLSIHGVLLTDQGTYGCESHHDRTLARLSVRPRQLRELRPLEDVTVHEGGSATFQLELSQEGVTGEWAQGGVRLHPGPKCHIHSEGRTHCLVLSGLGLADSGCISFTADTLRCAARLTVREVPVTIVQGPQDLEVTEGDTATFECELSQTLADVIWEKDGQALSLSPRLRLQSLGTRRLLLLRRCSSSDAGTYCCAVGTARSGPARLTVREREVSVLGELRSLSAREGDSATFECTVSESETTGRWELGGRALRPGGRVRIRQEGKKHILVLSELRTEDTGEVCFQAGPAQSLARLEVEALPLQMCRRPPREKTVLVDRRAVLEVTVSRPGGHVCWMREGVELCPGSKYEMRSHGTTHSLVIHDVRPEDQGTYSCQAGQDSADTQLLVEADG; from the exons ATGAAGGCCAGTTCAGGGGATCAGGGGAGTCCCCCGTGTTTCCTACGCTTCCCGCGGCCCGTGCGGGTGGTAAGTGGCGCGGAGGCCGAGCTCAAATGCGTGGTCCTGGGAGAGCCGCCGCCCACCGTCTTGTGGGAGAAAGGCGGGCAGCAGCTGGTGGCCTCGGAGCGCCTGAGCTTTCCAGAGGACGGCGCCGAGCACGGCCTGCTGTTGAGCGGCGCGCTGCCCACCGACGCCGGGGTCTACGTGTGCCGCGCCCGCAACGCGGCCGGAGAGGCCTACGCGGCGGCCGCCGTCACCGTGCTGGAACCCCCGGCCCCAGAGCCCGAGCCCCAGTCTTCCGAGTGTCCGCCGCCGCCTCCGGGCACCGGGGAGGGCGCCCCGGTGTTTCTGACGGGACCCCAGTCCCAGTGGGTGCTGCGAGGGGCGGAGGTGGTGCTGACGTGCCAGGTGGGAGGCCTCCCGGAGCCCAAGCTGTACTGGGAGAAGGATGGGATGGCCTTGGACGAAGTGTGGGACAGCAGCCACTACACGCTGGAGCCGGACCGCGGCGCGAGTGACGGGGGCGCAAGCCTGACGTTACGCATCCTGGCAGCGCGGCTGCCCGATTCCGGGGTGTACGTGTGCCACGCCCGCAACGCGCACGGCCACGCGCAGGCGGGCGCGCTGCTCCAGGTGCACCAGCCCCACGAGAACCCGCCCCAGGATCCCGATGAGCCCCCCGTACGCGTGATAGAGCCGCTCAAATGCGCGCCCAAGACCTTCTGGGTGAACGAGGGCAAGCACGCCAAGTTCCGCTGCTACGTGATGGGCAAGCCTGAGCCCGAGATCGAATGGCACTTGGAGGGCCGCCCTCTGCTCCCCGACCGCCGCCGCCTCATGTACCGCGACCGTGACGGTGGCTTTGTACTTAAGGTGCTCTACTGCCAGGCCAAGGACCGTGGCCTCTACGTGTGCGCGGCGCGCAACTCCGCGGGCCAGACCCTAAGCGCGGTTCAGCTGCACGTGAAAG AACCGCGCCTCCGGTTCACAAGGCCTCTGCAGGATGTGGAGGGTCGAGAGCATGGGATCGTAGTCCTAGAGTGTAAAGTACCCAACTCTCGGATTCCCACCGCCTGGTTCCGAGAGGACCAGCGACTGTTACCCTGCCGCAAGTACGAGCAGATTGAAGAAGGCACTGTGAGACGCCTCGTCATCCACAGGCTGAAGGCAGATGACGATGGTGTCTATCTGTGCGAGATGCGGGGTCGAGTGCGCACGGTAGCCAACGTGACTGTCAAAG GACCCATCCTGAAGCGCTTACCCCGGAAGCTGGATGTCCTGGAGGGAGAGAACGCGGTGCTGCTGGTGGAGACTCAAGAAGCTGGGGTCCAGGGGTGCTGGAGCCGTGATGGGGAGGAGCTGCCAGCCACCTGCCAGAGTAGTTGTGGTCACATGCATGCCCTGGTCCTTCCTGGGGTGACCcgagaagatgctggcgaggtcaCCTTTAGCCTGGGCAACTCCCGTACCACCACCCTGCTCAGAGTCAAAT GTGTCAAGCACAGTCCTCCTGGGCCCCCTGTACTGGTTGAGATGTTCAAAGGCCAAAAGAACACAGTCCTGCTGACCTGGAAGCCCCCAGAGCCACCTCCAGAAACCTCCTTCATCTACCGCCTGGAGCGGCAGGAAGTCGGGTCTGAGGATTGGATCCAGTGCTTCAGCATTGAGAAAGCTGGAGCCGTAGAGGTGCCAGGGGACTGTGTACCCACCGAGGGTGACTACCGCTTCCGCATCTGCACAGTCAGTGAACATGGCCGCAGTCCCCATGTCGTGTTCAATGGCTCTGCTCACCTTG TGCCCACAGCTCGCCTGGTGTCAGGCCTGGAAGATGTGCAGGTGTATGACGGGGAAGATGCCGTCTTCTCCCTTGATCTGTCCACCATCATCCAGGGCTCTTGGTTCCTTAATGGAGAGCTGCTCAAGAATGATGAGGCAGAGGGCCAGGTGGAGCCTGGAGCCCTCCGGTACCGAATAGAGCAGAAGGGCCTGCAGCACAGACTCATCCTGCAAACGGTCAAGCACCAGGACAATGGGGCCCTGGTAGGCTTCATCTGCCCTGGTGTGCAAGATTCTGCTGCCCTCAGTATCCAAG AAAGCCCAGTGCACATCCTGAGTCCCCAGGATAAGGTGTTGCTGACCTTCACGACCTCTGAACGGGTAGTGTTGACCTGTGAGCTCTCAAGAGTGGATTTTCCAGCAACCTGGTACAAGGATGGGCAGAAGGTGGAGGAGAGCGAGTCGCTCGTAGTGAAGATGGATGGGCGCAAACACCGACTGATCCTGCCTGAGGCTCAAGTCCGAGACAGTGGTGAATTTGAATGCAGAACGGAAGGGATCTCAGCCTTCTTCAGTGTCACTGTTCAAG ATCCCCCAGTGCACATCGTGGACCCCCAAGAACATGTGTTTGTCCATGCCATCACTTCCGAGAGTGTCATGCTGACCTGTGAGGTGGACCGAGAGGACGCAGCTGTGCACTGGTACAAGGATgggcaggaggtggaggagagtgCCGTCATCGTATTAGAAAAGGAAGGGCCCCGTCACCGCCTGGTGCTTCCTGCAGCTCAGCCCTCTGACGGGGGCGAGTTTCAGTGTGTGGTGGGAGACGAACGGGCCTACTTCACAGTTACCATCACAG ATGTCTCTTCATGGATCGTGTACCCCAATGGCAAAGTGTATGTGGCAGCTGTACGCCTAGAACGTGTGGTGCTGACCTGTGAGCTGTGCCGGCCCTGGGCTGAGGTGCGCTGGACCAAAGATGGGGAGGAGGTATTGGAGAGCCCAGCACTGCTCCTGGAGAAGGAGGATACCATCCGGCGCCTGGTGCTGCCCTCTGTCCAGCTTGAGGACTCTGGCGAGTACCTGTGTGAAATCCATGATGAGTCAGCTTCCTTCACCATCACCGTCACAG AGCCCCCTGTGCGGATCATATACCCCCAGGATGAGGTGACCTTACATGCTGTGAGTCTGGAATGTGTGGTGCTCACATGTGAGCTGTCCCGAGTGGACGCTCCTGTACGATGGTACAAGGACGGGCTAGAGGTGGAGGAGACGGAGGCCCTGGTGCTCCAGAGTGATGGGCCTCGTCGCCGCCTGGTGTTGCCTGCGGCCCAGCCGGAGGACGGGGGCGAGTTTGTGTGTGATGCTGGGGATGATTCAGCCTTcttcactgtcactgtcacag CTCCACCAGAGAGAATTGTGCACCCAGTGGCCCGATCCCTGGATTTGCAGTTTGGGGCTCCAGGACACGTGGAGCTACGCTGTGAAGTGGCCCCGGCTGGGTCTCAGGTGCGCTGGTACAAGGATGGGCTAGAGGTAGAAGTGTCAGATGCACTGCAGCTGGGTGCGGAGGGGCCCGCCCGCACTCTCACCCTGCCCCACGCCCAGCCTGAGGATGCCGGGGAGTATGTATGTGAGACCCGAGATGAGGCTGTCACCTTCAACGTCAGCCTGGCTG AGCTTCCAGTGCAGTTTCTGGCTCCAGAGGCAGTCCCAAACCCGCTCTGCGTGGTTCCTGGGGAGCCAGTGATGCTGAGCTGTGAGCTGTCCCGAGCAAGCGCACACGTGTCCTGGAGCCATAATGGGAACCCTGTGAAGCAGGGTGAAGGACTAGAGCTTCGAGCTGAGGGTCCTCGCCGAATCCTCTGCATCCAGGCTGCAGACCTAGCTCACACAGGTGTCTACACCTGCCAGTCTGGGACAGCCCCTGGGGCCCCAAGCCTCAGCTTCAATGTCCAGGTGGCTG AGCCCCCGGTGCGGGTAGTGGCCCCCGAGGCAGCCCAGACGAGGGTTCGAAGCACCCCAGGCGGGGACCTAGAGCTGGTGGTGCACCTCTCCAGGCCAGGGGGCCCTGTGCGCTGGTACAAGGACGGGGAGCGCCTGGCAAGCCAGGGGCGGGTGCAGCTGGAACAAGCCGGGGAGAGGCAGGTGCTGCGGGTGCGGGGGGCACGGAGAGGGGATGCTGGGGAATACCTGTGTGACGCATCCCAGGACAGTCGCATCTTCATCGTCAGTGTGGAAG AGCCCCCTCCAGTGAAGCTGGTCTCGGAACTGACGCCCCTGACAGTCCACGAGGGTGATGACGCCACATTCCAGTGTGAAGTTTCGCCACCAGATGCCGAGGTCACCTGGCTACGCAATGGAGCCATTGTCACTCCAGGGCCACAGCTGGAAATGGTCCACAGTGGTTCAAGCCGCACTTTGATCATCCGAGGCTGCCAACTCAAAGACGCAGGGACCGTGACGGCACGAGCTGGAGCCACTGACACAAGTGCCAGGCTCCATGTTCGAG AGACAGAGCTGCTCTTCCTGCGGCGGCTGCAGGATGTGCGGGCGGAGGAAGGCCAGGATGTGTACCTTGAGGTGGAGACAGGCCGAGTAGGTGCACCTGGAGCTGTCCGCTGGCTACGAGGTGGGGAACCTCTTCCCCTGGACTCTCGCCTGACCACGGCCCAGGATGGCCATGTCCACCGTCTCTCTATCCATGGCGTCCTGCTTACCGACCAGGGTACCTACGGCTGCGAGAGCCACCACGATCGCACTCTGGCCAGGCTCAGTGTGAGGC CTCGGCAGCTGAGGGAACTTCGGCCTCTGGAGGATGTGACCGTCCATGAGGGGGGCAGTGCCACCTTCCAGCTGGAGCTGTCCCAGGAGGGTGTGACCGGAGAATGGGCCCAGGGTGGAGTGCGGCTACACCCAGGGCCCAAGTGCCACATTCATTCAGAAGGCCGCACTCACTGCTTGGTGCTAAGCGGCCTGGGTCTGGCTGACTCGGGCTGTATCTCCTTCACTGCGGATACCCTTCGATGTGCCGCTCGGCTCACAGTGAGAG AGGTCCCAGTGACTATTGTGCAGGGGCCACAGGACCTAGAAGTGACTGAAGGTGACACAGCCACGTTCGAGTGCGAGCTTTCCCAGACTTTGGCTGACGTAATATGGGAGAAG GATGGGCAGGCGCTCTCTCTCAGCCCGCGCCTCCGGCTCCAGTCTCTCGGCACGCGCCGCCTTCTGCTTCTGCGGCGTTGCAGCTCCTCAGACGCCGGGACCTACTGCTGCGCTGTGGGGACAGCTCGCTCGGGGCCTGCGCGCTTGACCGTGCGCG aacgaGAGGTGTCTGTGCTCGGTGAGCTCAGGTCGCTTAGCGCCCGCGAAGGAGACAGCGCTACATTCGAGTGCACCGTGTCGGAGTCCGAGACAACCGGACGCTGGGAGCTCGGAGGCCGCGCGCTGAGACCCGGAGGCCGCGTTCGCATCCGACAGGAAG ggaaGAAACACATTCTGGTGCTGAGCGAACTGCGAACCGAGGACACCGGAGAAGTCTGCTTCCAGGCGGGACCCGCCCAGTCCTTGGCTCGGCTGGAGGTGGAGG CGTTGCCTCTCCAGATGTGCCGCCGCCCACCTCGCGAGAAGACGGTTCTGGTCGACCGCAGGGCGGTGTTGGAGGTGACTGTGTCCCGCCCTGGGGGCCACGTGTGTTGGATGCGGGAGGGGGTCGAATTATGCCCGGGAAGCAAGTATGAGATGCGTAGCCACGGCACCACCCACAGCCTAGTCATCCATGACGTCCGACCTGAGGACCAGGGCACATACAGCTGCCAAGCAGGCCAGGACAGTGCTGACACACAGCTGCTGGTAGAGG CTGACGGCTGA